One Panicum virgatum strain AP13 chromosome 9K, P.virgatum_v5, whole genome shotgun sequence genomic region harbors:
- the LOC120652113 gene encoding sucrose synthase 2: MGEAAGDRVLSRLHSVRERIGDSLSAHPNELVAVFTRLKNLGKGMLQPHQIIAEYNSAIPEAEREKLKDGAFEDVLRAAQEAIVIPPWVALAIRPRPGVWEYVRVNVSELAVEELRVPEYLQFKEQLVEEGPNNNFVLELDFEPFNASFPRPSLSKSIGNGVQFLNRHLSSKLFHDKESMYPLLNFLRAHNYKGMTMMLNDRIRSLSALQGALRKAEEHLSSLPADTPYSDFHHRFQELGLEKGWGDCAKRAQETIHLLLDLLEAPDPSTLEKFLGTIPMVFNVVILSPHGYFAQANVLGYPDTGGQVVYILDQVRAMENEMLLRIKQCGLDITPKILIVTRLLPDATGTTCGQRLEKVLGTEHCHILRVPFRTENGIVRKWISRFEVWPYLETYTDDVAHEIAGELQANPDLIIGNYSDGNLVACLLAHKMGVTHCTIAHALEKTKYPNSDLYWKKFEDHYHFSCQFTTDLIAMNHADFIITSTFQEIAGNKDTVGQYESHMAFTMPGLYRVVHGIDVFDPKFNIVSPGADMSIYFPYTESHKRLTSLHPEIEELLYSQTENNEHKFVLNDRNKPIIFSMARLDRVKNLTGLVELYGRNKRLQELVNLVVVCGDHGNPSKDKEEQAEFKKMFDLIEQYNLNGHIRWISAQMNRVRNGELYRYICDTQGAFVQPAFYEAFGLTVVEAMTCGLPTFATAYGGPAEIIVHGVSGYHIDPYQGDKASALLVDFFEKCKEDSSHWSKISQGGLQRIEEKYTWKLYSERLMTLTGVYGFWKYVSNLERRETRRYLEMLYALKYRTMASTVPLAVEGEPSSK, encoded by the exons ATGGGGGAAGCTGCCGGCGACCGCGTCCTGAGCCGCCTCCACAGCGTCAGGGAGCGCATCGGTGACTCCCTATCTGCTCACCCCAATGAGCTCGTCGCTGTCTTCACCAG GCTGAAAAACCTTGGAAAGGGCATGCTGCAGCCCCACCAGATCATTGCTGAGTACAACAGCGCTATCCCTGAGGCTGAGCGCGAGAAGCTGAAGGATGGTGCCTTTGAGGACGTCCTGAGAGCAGCTCAG GAAGCTATTGTTATCCCCCCCTGGGTTGCACTGGCCATCCGCCCTAGGCCTGGTGTCTGGGAGTATGTGAGGGTCAATGTCAGCGAGCTCGCTGTTGAGGAGCTGAGAGTCCCTGAGTACCTGCAGTTCAAGGAACAGCTTGTGGAAGAAGG CCCCAACAACAACTTTGTTCTTGAGCTGGACTTTGAGCCATTCAATGCGTCCTTCCCTCGTCCTTCTCTGTCCAAGTCCATTGGCAATGGTGTGCAGTTCCTCAACAGGCACCTGTCGTCAAAGCTCTTCCATGACAAGGAGAGCATGTACCCCCTGCTCAACTTCCTTCGCGCCCACAACTACAAGGGGATG ACCATGATGTTGAATGACAGAATCCGCAGCCTCAGTGCTCTGCAAGGCGCTCTGAGGAAGGCTGAGGAGCATCTGTCCAGCCTTCCAGCTGATACCCCATACTCTGACTTCCACCACAG GTTCCAGGAGCTTGGTCTGGAGAAGGGTTGGGGTGACTGCGCTAAGCGTGCGCAGGAGACTATTCACCTCCTCTTGGACCTTCTTGAGGCCCCAGATCCGTCCACCCTGGAGAAGTTCCTTGGGACTATCCCCATGGTGTTCAATGTTGTTATCCTCTCCCCCCATGGTTACTTCGCTCAAGCTAATGTCTTGGGTTACCCTGACACTGGAGGCCAG GTTGTCTACATTTTGGATCAAGTCCGCGCTATGGAGAATGAAATGCTTCTGAGGATCAAGCAGTGCGGTCTTGACATCACACCAAAGATCCTTATT GTCACCAGGTTGCTCCCTGATGCAACTGGCACCACCTGTGGCCAGCGTCTCGAGAAGGTCCTTGGCACTGAGCACTGCCATATCCTTCGTGTGCCATTCAGAACTGAGAATGGAATTGTTCGCAAGTGGATCTCGCGTTTTGAAGTCTGGCCATACCTGGAGACTTACACCGAT GACGTGGCACACGAGATTGCTGGAGAGCTTCAGGCCAATCCTGACCTGATCATCGGTAACTACAGTGATGGAAACCTTGTTGCATGTTTGCTTGCGCACAAGATGGGTGTTACTCAC TGTACCATTGCCCACGCTCTTGAGAAAACTAAGTACCCCAACTCTGACCTCTACTGGAAGAAGTTTGAGGACCACTACCACTTCTCGTGCCAGTTCACCACTGACTTGATCGCTATGAACCACGCTGACTTCATCATCACCAGTACCTTCCAAGAGATTGCTGGAAA CAAGGACACCGTCGGTCAGTACGAGTCACACATGGCATTCACAATGCCTGGCCTCTACCGTGTCGTGCATGGTATCGATGTGTTTGACCCTAAGTTCAACATTGTCTCCCCTGGTGCGGACATGTCCATCTACTTCCCTTACACTGAGTCACACAAGAGGCTGACCTCCCTCCACCCTGAGATCGAGGAGCTCCTCTACAGCCAAACCGAGAACAACGAGCACAA GTTCGTGCTGAACGACAGGAACAAGCCCATCATCTTCTCCATGGCTCGTCTTGACCGTGTCAAGAACTTGACTGGTCTGGTCGAGCTCTACGGCCGGAACAAGCGTCTGCAGGAGCTGGTCAACCTTGTGGTGGTCTGCGGTGACCACGGCAACCCGTCCAAGGACAAGGAGGAGCAGGCCGAGTTCAAGAAGATGTTCGACCTCATCGAGCAGTACAACCTGAACGGGCACATCCGCTGGATCTCTGCCCAGATGAACCGTGTCCGCAACGGTGAGCTCTACCGCTACATCTGCGACACCCAGGGCGCCTTCGTGCAG CCTGCTTTCTACGAGGCCTTCGGTCTGACGGTGGTCGAGGCCATGACCTGCGGCCTGCCCACGTTCGCCACTGCCTACGGTGGCCCGGCTGAGATCATCGTGCACGGCGTCTCCGGCTACCACATCGACCCGTACCAGGGCGACAAGGCCTCGGCGCTGCTGGTGGACTTCTTCGAGAAGTGCAAGGAGGACTCGAGCCACTGGAGCAAGATCTCGCAGGGCGGCCTCCAGCGCATCGAGGAGAA GTACACATGGAAGCTCTACTCGGAGAGGCTGATGACCCTGACGGGCGTGTACGGGTTCTGGAAGTACGTGTCCAACCTGGAGAGGCGCGAGACCCGGCGGTACCTGGAGATGCTGTACGCGCTCAAGTACCGCACCATGGCGAGCACGGTGCCGCTGGCCGTGGAGGGAGAGCCCTCCAGCAAGTGA